A genomic segment from Candidatus Binatia bacterium encodes:
- a CDS encoding 2,3-bisphosphoglycerate-dependent phosphoglycerate mutase — translation MAVLVLVRHGESQWNLENRFTGWVDVPLTEKGREEARRAGEKIRQLRFEQAYTSVLQRATETLDIVLKVIGQEGIPVAYDQALNERHYGDLQGLNKAETAAKFGKEQVHIWRRSYDVSPPGGESLKGTAARTLPYFQTHILPDLRAGKNVLVSAHGNSLRSIVMELDHLTKEQVMELNIATGVPIVYEFGSDLSILSKRILDDC, via the coding sequence ATGGCTGTACTCGTTCTCGTTCGTCATGGTGAATCGCAGTGGAACCTGGAGAACCGCTTCACCGGCTGGGTCGATGTGCCGCTGACCGAAAAGGGGCGGGAAGAAGCACGCCGTGCCGGAGAGAAGATCCGGCAGCTCCGCTTTGAACAGGCGTATACGTCGGTGTTGCAGCGGGCCACGGAAACGCTTGACATCGTGCTGAAGGTGATCGGCCAGGAAGGCATTCCGGTGGCCTACGACCAGGCCCTCAACGAGCGCCACTATGGCGATCTGCAAGGCCTGAACAAGGCGGAAACGGCAGCTAAATTCGGCAAAGAGCAGGTGCACATCTGGCGCCGAAGCTACGACGTGTCACCCCCCGGTGGTGAGAGTCTCAAAGGCACGGCCGCACGCACGCTGCCATATTTCCAGACGCATATCCTGCCGGACCTACGGGCTGGCAAGAATGTTCTGGTTTCTGCCCATGGCAACAGCCTGCGCTCCATTGTCATGGAACTCGATCACCTCACCAAGGAACAAGTGATGGAATTGAATATCGCCACCGGCGTTCCCATCGTCTACGAGTTCGGCTCGGACTTGAGCATTCTCTCGAAACGCATCCTGGACGACTGCTGA
- a CDS encoding MFS transporter → MPRRPHLLGLDRNIVLLGVTSLCNDISSEMIYPLLPTFLTIVLGSSPAYIGLIEGVADSTASVVKLLSGRLSDRLARRKGLVVAGYAIATVARPLVAAATAPWHVLVLRFSDRTGKGLRAAPRDALLAESSPASAWGRSFGFHRAMDHLGAVIGPLIAFLLMSVFAERYRLVFALASIPGVLALAVVAFGVREPGHTLAPAPANSTWQAPSRPLRNFFVALLIFTLGNSTDAFLLLRARQLGVSVAALPLLWSLLHVTKSVSSIPGSGLSDRLGRKWIIFLGWVIYALVYLGFAWATTELEIWMLFASYGLFFGLTEGTERALVADLAPTQRGAAFGYYHLIIGIAALPASVMFGLLWGWGGPALAFTVGAALAGLGAMVFVLLVPQRASQS, encoded by the coding sequence ATGCCGCGCCGTCCCCACCTTCTCGGATTAGACCGGAACATCGTCCTCCTTGGCGTCACCAGCCTCTGCAACGATATCAGCAGCGAGATGATTTACCCCTTGCTGCCGACCTTTCTGACGATCGTGCTGGGCAGCAGCCCGGCCTATATCGGTCTGATCGAAGGCGTCGCCGACAGCACAGCAAGCGTGGTCAAATTGCTGTCGGGACGGCTATCGGACCGGCTGGCTCGGCGCAAAGGCTTAGTGGTGGCGGGCTACGCCATTGCCACCGTGGCTCGTCCCTTGGTGGCAGCAGCCACCGCCCCCTGGCATGTATTGGTTCTCCGCTTCAGTGACCGGACCGGCAAGGGACTGCGCGCGGCACCGCGGGACGCTTTACTGGCCGAATCGAGCCCCGCTTCAGCCTGGGGGCGATCGTTCGGGTTCCATCGGGCCATGGACCACTTGGGTGCCGTCATCGGCCCCTTGATCGCCTTCCTCCTGATGAGCGTATTTGCCGAACGCTATCGCCTGGTGTTCGCACTGGCGTCCATTCCCGGGGTGCTGGCCCTCGCCGTCGTGGCGTTCGGTGTACGAGAACCCGGCCACACCCTCGCTCCTGCACCAGCCAACAGCACCTGGCAGGCACCGTCACGTCCGCTACGAAACTTCTTTGTCGCCCTCTTGATCTTCACCCTCGGAAACTCCACCGACGCGTTTCTCCTCTTGCGGGCGCGCCAGCTTGGCGTCTCGGTGGCGGCCCTGCCTCTGCTGTGGAGCCTCCTGCATGTCACAAAGAGCGTGAGCTCGATTCCGGGCAGCGGCCTCTCGGACCGCTTGGGACGGAAGTGGATCATCTTCCTGGGCTGGGTGATATACGCACTGGTGTATCTCGGCTTCGCGTGGGCGACCACCGAGTTGGAGATCTGGATGCTCTTTGCGAGCTACGGGCTCTTTTTCGGATTGACCGAGGGCACCGAGAGAGCCCTCGTCGCTGACCTGGCGCCAACGCAGCGGGGAGCGGCGTTCGGATACTACCACCTGATCATCGGCATCGCGGCGCTACCAGCCAGCGTGATGTTTGGCCTCTTATGGGGTTGGGGAGGCCCTGCGTTGGCCTTCACCGTGGGTGCCGCCCTCGCCGGGCTGGGAGCCATGGTCTTTGTTCTTCTAGTGCCGCAGCGGGCCAGTCAGTCCTGA